One genomic window of Quercus robur chromosome 6, dhQueRobu3.1, whole genome shotgun sequence includes the following:
- the LOC126733230 gene encoding cytochrome P450 71AU50-like, whose amino-acid sequence MPTMAWTWIILSLVLLAYILVQWKSKTKRKKLPPGPRGFPIFGNLHMLGEFPHQDLHQLAQKHGPIMHLRLGMVPTIVVSSPQAAKLFLKTHDLVFASRPPNEASKHISYEQKSLAFAPYGSYWRNIRKMCTLELLSNLKINSFKSMRKEELDLLIKFIQEAAHEHVAVDLSAKVSSLSADMSCRLVFGKKYMDKEFDERGFKSVIQEGMQLTATPNLGDYIPYVALLDLQGLTQRMKAVGKIFDAFLEKTIDEHVQSKDESKTKDFVDVMLGFMGSEESEYRIERPNIKAIILDMLAASMDTSATAIDWMLTELIRHPRIMKKVQKELENVVGLERMVDESDLDSLEYLDMVVKETMRLHPVAPLLIPHESLEDCTINDYHIPRKSRLLINVWAIGRDPSVWTEPDKFNPERFVGSNIDLRGHDFELIPFGSGRRSCPGMQLGLTVVRLVLAQLVHCFDWELPNDMLPTELDMTEEFGLTTPRAKHLLAIPTYRLHK is encoded by the exons ATGCCCACCATGGCTTGGACATGGATCATACTCTCACTTGTTTTGCTTGCTTATATCCTAGTACAATGGAAAAGCAAAACCAAGAGGAAGAAATTACCTCCTGGTCCAAGAGGCTTCCCTATCTTTGGGAACCTTCATATGTTAGGAGAATTCCCTCATCAAGATCTTCATCAACTAGCTCAAAAACACGGTCCTATCATGCATTTGCGCTTAGGGATGGTACCTACCATTGTTGTCTCGTCCCCTCAAGCTGCCAAGCTATTCCTTAAAACACATGACCTTGTTTTTGCTAGTAGACCACCTAATGAGGCTTCAAAGCACATCTCTTATGAGCAAAAGAGCTTGGCCTTTGCTCCATATGGTTCTTATTGGCGCAACATACGTAAGATGTGCACCCTTGAATTACTTAGCAACCTCAAAATCAATTCTTTCAAATCCATGAGAAAAGAAGAGCTTGACCTATTGATAAAGTTCATTCAAGAGGCAGCACATGAACATGTTGCTGTTGATCTCAGTGCCAAGGTTTCATCTCTCAGCGCAGATATGAGTTGCcgtttggtgtttgggaagaaGTACATGGACAAGGAGTTTGATGAGAGGGGATTCAAGTCTGTAATCCAAGAGGGTATGCAGCTAACCGCAACTCCTAACTTAGGTGATTATATTCCTTATGTTGCACTCCTTGACCTTCAAGGGCTAACTCAGCGCATGAAGGCTGTGGGTAAGATATTTGATGCCTTTTTGGAGAAGACCATTGATGAGCATGTCCAATCCAAGGATGAAAGTAAGACCAAGGACTTTGTTGATGTCATGTTGGGCTTCATGGGATCTGAGGAATCTGAGTACCGAATTGAACGGCCCAATATCAAAGCTATTATCTTG GATATGCTTGCCGCCTCAATGGACACTTCAGCAACAGCAATTGATTGGATGCTCACGGAACTAATCAGGCATCCTCGTATAATGAAGAAAGTCCAAAAGGAGTTGGAAAATGTGGTGGGCTTAGAGAGGATGGTAGATGAATCTGACTTGGATAGCTTGGAGTACTTGGACATGGTTGTAAAAGAAACCATGAGGCTACATCCAGTAGCACCTTTGTTGATACCTCATGAGTCATTGGAAGATTGCACTATCAATGATTACCACATACCTCGTAAGTCTAGACTCTTAATAAATGTATGGGCAATTGGGAGAGACCCAAGTGTTTGGACTGAGCCAGATAAGTTTAATCCAGAGAGATTTGTTGGGAGTAACATAGATCTTAGAGGACATGACTTTGAGCTTATCCCATTTGGGTCTGGGAGAAGAAGCTGTCCAGGAATGCAATTGGGTCTAACTGTGGTTCGGCTAGTGTTAGCACAACTTGTTCATTGCTTTGATTGGGAGCTTCCTAATGACATGTTGCCAACGGAGTTGGACATGACCGAAGAGTTTGGTCTCACAACTCCTAGAGCCAAGCACCTACTTGCTATTCCTACTTATCGCCTTCACAAGTGA